One segment of Panicum virgatum strain AP13 chromosome 3K, P.virgatum_v5, whole genome shotgun sequence DNA contains the following:
- the LOC120699878 gene encoding uncharacterized protein LOC120699878, with translation MDKHGNPRNGEVDNNVFRRVIPNQIARDISFDEENVPHNTPRNSVHSSFGGSSGRAVASTSGSHNTDSVSPGPGEFLRDPGSILSLQPWIFKISSSKNHNERMHASGSRAFGTGKNLGDCFRDAQAVEVSARSPGLVSGPGRVCGALRSRSCGNSMKPLVLTDKLDNPCVPHLYCENFETEECTFAPVPSPVSARPFVVTDGRRIISKSRYGPVPVPFNVGFDKEEFKDTSMIPGSVIGIAPLPELKKFKQEGRESRPARPGLSGSQRSRKSYGQSGLRDRLLLFSTGLSIGILASSLSNKKEFDMLKGTLKRMENLVQDLQDELEMKEGLTVKELPNETSGKHYDDNNKIHVDPEPMSKIEAELEAELARLELNITSKCLEEEISDFNEVDQEFIGDIVCGELKVDMVPRDLTDYSSESDHGRDSRETSPDYTRGANYPVSPRDLSIRLHKVIQHRLEDRIKELESALAHRQKQVQLQMMVADRIFDERICSNSESGSSNQESPIFIQETSSTAEPYCLNLSGDALEAYDEAYEEFMRIADSPCTTSTNGKPQVTEDFLADRGLIWGLEEDSSRKPKEVPTWEQVLKSVDPSRAPESDGDAEDETDDDSKMLIQQIVERTKQGSPVLINAQKLLFSVDQ, from the exons ATGGACAAGCATGGCAACCCCAGGAATGGGGAGGTGGATAACAATGTGTTTCGCAGGGTGATTCCTAATCAGATTGCTAGGGACATCAGTTTCGACGAGGAGAATGTGCCTCACAATACTCCAAGAAACTCTGTTCATTCCTCGTTTGGTGGCTCATCAGGCAGGGCTGTTGCTTCTACTAGCGGCAGCCACAACACTGATTCAGTGAGCCCAGGCCCAGGCGAGTTTCTGAGGGATCCTGGATCCATACTGAGTTTACAGCCTTGGATCTTTAAGATAAGCAGCTCAAAGAACCATAACGAAAGGATGCATGCCAGTGGCAGCAGGGCATTTGGTACAGGCAAGAATCTGGGGGATTGCTTTCGAGATGCTCAAGCTGTTGAAGTTTCTGCAAGGAGCCCTGGCCTTGTTTCGGGGCCTGGAAGAGTTTGTGGTGCTCTTAGGAGCAGATCTTGTGGGAATTCGATGAAGCCACTTGTGTTGACGGACAAGTTGGACAACCCCTGTGTTCCACATCTTTACTGTGAGAACTTCGAAACTGAAGAATGCACATTTGCTCCGGTTCCCTCCCCAGTTTCTGCTAGGCCATTCGTTGTAACAGATGGGAGAAGAATAATTAGTAAATCACGCTATGGACCAGTGCCTGTACCCTTTAATGTTGGATTCGACAAGGAGGAATTTAAAGACACCTCTATGATTCCAGGAAGCGTGATTGGGATCGCTCCTCTGCCTGAGCTGAAGAAATTCAAACAAGAGGGCAGAGAATCACGCCCTGCAAGGCCTGGTCTGTCTGGTTCTCAGAGAAGTAGAAAATCATATGGACAATCAG GTTTACGTGATCGATTGCTCCTATTCTCCACTGGGTTGAGCATCGGTATTCTCGCATCTTCTCTGTCAAACAAGAAGGAATTTGATATGTTGAAGGGCACACTGAAGCGAATGGAGAACTTGGTTCAGGATTTACAAGATGAGCTGGAGATGAAAGAGGGTTTAACTGTGAAAGAATTGCCTAATGAAACTTCTGGCAAACATTATG ATGATAATAACAAAATACATGTTGATCCGGAGCCGATGAGCAAAATCGAAGCTGAGCTTGAAGCCGAGCTTGCGAGACTGGAACTGAATATCACCTCAAAATGTTTGGAAGAAGAAATATCCGACTTCAATGAG GTTGACCAAGAGTTCATTGGTGACATTGTTTGTGGTGAACTGAAAGTTGATATGGTCCCTCGTGACCTCACAGATTACAGCAGTGAAAGTGACCATGGCAGGGACAGCAGAGAAACTTCCCCAGATTATACACGCGGAGCAAATTATCCTGTCTCACCTAGAGATCTCAGCATTCGTCTCCACAAGGTGATTCAACATAGGCTTGAAGACCGAATCAAGGAGCTTGAGTCAGCACTTGCCCATAGACAGAAGCAGGTACAACTACAGATGATGGTGGCTGATCGAATCTTCGATGAACGAATCTGCTCGAACAGTGAGTCAGGTTCATCCAACCAGGAAAGTCCCATCTTCATACAGGAAACTAGCTCCACAGCAGAACCCTATTGTCTAAACCTATCTGGAGATGCACTAGAAGCTTATGACGAAGCTTATGAAGAATTCATGAGAATTGCTGACTCCCCTTGCACCACAAGTACAAATGGGAAACCTCAGGTGACTGAAGATTTCTTGGCGGACCGTGGCTTGATCTGGGGCCTGGAGGAGGACAGCTCGAGGAAGCCGAAAGAAGTGCCCACTTGGGAGCAAGTTCTGAAGAGTGTGGATCCTAGCAGAGCTCCAGAGAGTGATGGGGACGCGGAAGACGAGACCGATGACGATAGTAAAATGCTGATTCAGCAGATTGTAGAGAGAACTAAACAAGGTTCACCTGTACTCATTAATGCTCAAAAACTCCTGTTTTCTGTGGATCAATAG
- the LOC120699879 gene encoding probable inactive purple acid phosphatase 1 isoform X1, whose protein sequence is MGLLVALWAAVLAHALARAGVLHAGEQPLSRIAIRRATAAVAGSASVKARPAVLGLEGQSSDWMVVEFSHPNPSNDDWIGVFSPSGFSSEICQPENWEDLPPFLCTAPIKFQYANFTNHAYNKSGKGSLKLQLINQRADFAFALFSGGLSAPKLISVSNKVTFENPKAPVYPRLAQGKSWNEMTVTWTSGYDITEAVPFVEWGEKGGRRFLAPAGTLTFDKNSMCGAPARTVGWRHPGYIHTSYLKDLWPDSLYTYRLGHRLMNGTRIWSKSYSFKASPYPGQDSLQRVVIFGDMGKAEADGSNEFNNFQPGSLNTTYQIIRDLENIDMVVHIGDICYANGYLSQWDQFTAQVEPIASTVPYMIGSGNHERDWPGTGSFYGNLDSGGECGVPAQTMFYTPAENRAKFWYATDYGMFRFCIAHTEEDWRPGTEQYKFIEQCLSSVDRQKQPWLIFLAHRVLGYSSCAYYESEGTFEEPMGREALQELWQKYKVDLAFYGHVHSYERTCPVYQSQCIVNASNHYSGPFQATTHVVVGGAGASLSEFTTSKIQWSHFTDFDHGFVKLTAFNHSSLLFEYKKSRDGNVYDHFTISRDYRDILACSIDNCPRTTLAS, encoded by the exons ATGGGGCTCCTGGTGGCGCTATGGGCGGCGGTTCTGGCACACGCTCTAGCCCGCGCCGGCGTGCtgcacgccggcgagcagccGCTGTCGAGGATCGCCATCCGGAGGGCGACGGCCGCCGTGGCTGGTTCGGCCAGCGTCAAGGCTCGCCCCGCAGTCCTTGGCCTAGAG GGTCAGAGCAGTGATTGGATGGTCGTCGAGTTCTCCCATCCGAACCCCTCCAACGACGACTGGATCGGCGTCTTCTCTCCTTCGGGCTTCAG CTCTGAAATCTGCCAGCCTGAGAATTGGGAGGACCTGCCGCCATTTCTTTGCACGGCACCGATAAAG TTCCAGTATGCAAACTTCACGAATCATGCCTACAACAAGAGTGGGAAGGGGTCCTTGAAGCTGCAGCTGATCAACCAGAGAGCGGACTTCGCATTTGCGCTCTTCAGTGGAGGCCTCTCGGCT CCGAAGCTGATTTCTGTCTCAAACAAAGTGACGTTTGAAAATCCAAAGGCGCCCGTCTATCCTCGGCTGGCGCAAGGGAAATCTTGGAATGAA ATGACAGTCACCTGGACAAGTGGCTATGACATTACAGAAGCAGTTCCTTTTGTTGAATGGGGTGAGAAAGGAGGACGCCGATTTCTTGCTCCAGCTGGCACATTAACATTTGACAAAAATAGCATGTGTG GCGCACCGGCACGGACTGTTGGTTGGCGGCATCCTGGCTACATTCATACTAGCTACCTGAAGGATCTCTGGCCAGATTCCCT GTATACTTACAGGCTTGGCCATAGGCTAATGAACGGTACTCGTATCTGGAGCAAGTCATACAGCTTCAAGGCATCGCCTTACCCTGGACAAGATTCGTTGCAACGAGTTGTCATATTTGGGGACATGGGAAag GCGGAAGCAGATGGTTCGAACGAGTTCAACAACTTCCAACCAGGATCACTGAACACTACTTACCAGATCATCAGAGACCTGGAAAACATTGACATGGTGGTCCACATTGGGGACATTTGCTACGCTAATGGATATTTGTCACAGTGGGATCAGTTCACTGCACAGGTCGAGCCGATTGCTTCGACGGTGCCATACATGATTGGCAG TGGTAATCATGAAAGGGATTGGCCTGGGACTGGATCTTTTTATGGGAACCTTGATTCCGGTGGAGAATGCGGTGTTCCTGCTCAAACCATGTTCTACACTCCTGCTGAGAACCGTGCAAAATTCTG GTACGCCACAGACTACGGCATGTTCAGGTTCTGCATTGCTCACACGGAAGAGGACTGGAGGCCGGGGACCGAGCAGTACAAGTTCATCGAGCAATGCCTGTCGTCTGTCGACAGGCAGAAGCAGCCATGGCTTATCTTCCTTGCACACCGTGTTCTCGGGTACTCCTCTTGCGCATACTATGAATCCGAGGGCACGTTCGAGGAACCGATGGGGAGGGAAGCTCTGCAGGAACTCTGGCAGAAGTACAAGGTCGATCTTGCCTTCTACGGCCACGTCCACAGCTATGAGAGGACATGCCCAGTCTATCAG AGCCAATGCATTGTCAATGCATCGAACCACTACAGCGGCCCATTCCAGGCGACGACGCACGTTGTTGTTGGCGGCGCAGGAGCCAGCCTCTCGGAGTTCACCACCTCAAAGATCCAATGGAGCCACTTCACCGACTTCGACCATGGGTTCGTCAAGCTCACGGCCTTCAACCATTCATCCCTGCTGTTCGAGTACAAGAAGAGCCGCGACGGCAACGTGTACGACCATTTCACGATCTCGCGGGACTACCGGGACATCCTCGCTTGCTCTATCGACAACTGCCCCCGGACTACACTGGCTTCCTGA
- the LOC120699879 gene encoding probable inactive purple acid phosphatase 1 isoform X2 — MRLLLWAAATWLAVCAAANPGRGAGGEQPLSRIAVERTVHAIDDAAHVKASPLVLGLKGENTEWVDVQFFHPSPSGDDWIGVFSPADFSAAICEPENQRQYPPVLCTAPIKYQFANFKNDDYNKTGKGSLKLQLINQREDFSFALFSGGLLAPKLIAVSNKVAFMNPKAPVYPRLAQGKSWNEMTVTWTSGYDITEAVPFVEWGEKGGRRFLAPAGTLTFDKNSMCGAPARTVGWRHPGYIHTSYLKDLWPDSLYTYRLGHRLMNGTRIWSKSYSFKASPYPGQDSLQRVVIFGDMGKAEADGSNEFNNFQPGSLNTTYQIIRDLENIDMVVHIGDICYANGYLSQWDQFTAQVEPIASTVPYMIGSGNHERDWPGTGSFYGNLDSGGECGVPAQTMFYTPAENRAKFWYATDYGMFRFCIAHTEEDWRPGTEQYKFIEQCLSSVDRQKQPWLIFLAHRVLGYSSCAYYESEGTFEEPMGREALQELWQKYKVDLAFYGHVHSYERTCPVYQSQCIVNASNHYSGPFQATTHVVVGGAGASLSEFTTSKIQWSHFTDFDHGFVKLTAFNHSSLLFEYKKSRDGNVYDHFTISRDYRDILACSIDNCPRTTLAS; from the exons atgaGGCTGCTGCTGTGGGCGGCCGCCACATGGCTGGCCGTCTGCGCCGCGGCGAACCCTGGCagaggcgccggcggggagcagCCGCTGTCGAGGATCGCCGTCGAGAGGACGGTCCACGCCATCGACGACGCGGCGCACGTCAAGGCGTCCCCTTTGGTTCTTGGTCTGAAG GGTGAGAACACTGAGTGGGTGGATGTGCAGTTCTTCCATCCGAGCCCATCCGGTGACGATTGGATCGGTGTGTTCTCTCCTGCGGATTTCAG TGCTGCAATCTGTGAGCCTGAGAATCAGAGGCAGTATCCCCCAGTGCTTTGCACTGCACCTATTAAG TACCAATTTGCAAATTTCAAAAATGATGACTACAATAAGACTGGAAAGGGATCTTTGAAACTTCAGCTGATAAACCAGAGGGAAGATTTCTCGTTCGCGCTTTTTTCAGGAGGTCTCTTGGCG CCTAAGCTGATTGCTGTCTCCAACAAAGTGGCATTTATGAATCCAAAGGCACCAGTGTACCCGCGTTTGGCGCAAGGGAAGTCTTGGAATGAA ATGACAGTCACCTGGACAAGTGGCTATGACATTACAGAAGCAGTTCCTTTTGTTGAATGGGGTGAGAAAGGAGGACGCCGATTTCTTGCTCCAGCTGGCACATTAACATTTGACAAAAATAGCATGTGTG GCGCACCGGCACGGACTGTTGGTTGGCGGCATCCTGGCTACATTCATACTAGCTACCTGAAGGATCTCTGGCCAGATTCCCT GTATACTTACAGGCTTGGCCATAGGCTAATGAACGGTACTCGTATCTGGAGCAAGTCATACAGCTTCAAGGCATCGCCTTACCCTGGACAAGATTCGTTGCAACGAGTTGTCATATTTGGGGACATGGGAAag GCGGAAGCAGATGGTTCGAACGAGTTCAACAACTTCCAACCAGGATCACTGAACACTACTTACCAGATCATCAGAGACCTGGAAAACATTGACATGGTGGTCCACATTGGGGACATTTGCTACGCTAATGGATATTTGTCACAGTGGGATCAGTTCACTGCACAGGTCGAGCCGATTGCTTCGACGGTGCCATACATGATTGGCAG TGGTAATCATGAAAGGGATTGGCCTGGGACTGGATCTTTTTATGGGAACCTTGATTCCGGTGGAGAATGCGGTGTTCCTGCTCAAACCATGTTCTACACTCCTGCTGAGAACCGTGCAAAATTCTG GTACGCCACAGACTACGGCATGTTCAGGTTCTGCATTGCTCACACGGAAGAGGACTGGAGGCCGGGGACCGAGCAGTACAAGTTCATCGAGCAATGCCTGTCGTCTGTCGACAGGCAGAAGCAGCCATGGCTTATCTTCCTTGCACACCGTGTTCTCGGGTACTCCTCTTGCGCATACTATGAATCCGAGGGCACGTTCGAGGAACCGATGGGGAGGGAAGCTCTGCAGGAACTCTGGCAGAAGTACAAGGTCGATCTTGCCTTCTACGGCCACGTCCACAGCTATGAGAGGACATGCCCAGTCTATCAG AGCCAATGCATTGTCAATGCATCGAACCACTACAGCGGCCCATTCCAGGCGACGACGCACGTTGTTGTTGGCGGCGCAGGAGCCAGCCTCTCGGAGTTCACCACCTCAAAGATCCAATGGAGCCACTTCACCGACTTCGACCATGGGTTCGTCAAGCTCACGGCCTTCAACCATTCATCCCTGCTGTTCGAGTACAAGAAGAGCCGCGACGGCAACGTGTACGACCATTTCACGATCTCGCGGGACTACCGGGACATCCTCGCTTGCTCTATCGACAACTGCCCCCGGACTACACTGGCTTCCTGA
- the LOC120699875 gene encoding uncharacterized protein LOC120699875 isoform X1 has protein sequence MEIEESGAPPGPGRGKKRPPSPPTPDDDESTTSIDDTEWLVSDSGSEEGEDHDNQGANGPFTVDKFPTATCDPDEQINVLYIDPETRLRGPLPIRRYPPFRGGYHFFCADYKVNNESELTVRSARDCFNGCQCHPMHLFQLVDIKIAGYRHDQPGRANISGFVAMRDTVEPLRNYVYKRDVNNCEAISVNRKTGVARLSLTSPARVISMVNRVLIEFELCVRTDALPEDKPKGECLIEGCTEFTDFHESKSNVQHRRMYGERCALDVKYMMLINAVEARVELKVLHLGAIAGGVNMKLLAKTSGFDEVIRLFRGAAPEPHSIMTFVVAAERRKNLDLYIEAAPRDDPFVGKEKSMSCSWQVYSFQPGFHGTDEEEVKLGEFAELSLKVIWKSYGF, from the exons ATGGAGATTGAAGAATCTGGGGCGCCCCCTGGCCCTGGCCGCGGCAAGAAGCGGCCTCCTTCCCCTCCTACTCCGGACGACGACGAGTCTACAACTAGCATCGATGACACCGAATGGTTGGTCAGCGACAGCGGCAGCGAGGAAGGCGAGGACCACGATAATCAGG GGGCAAACGGCCCTTTTACAGTGGATAAATTTCCAACAGCTACTTGTGATCCTGACGAGCAGATCAATGTGCTCTATATTGATCCAGAGACTAGGCTCCGAGGACCTTTACCAATCAGACGTTATCCTCCATTCAGAGGTGGCTATCATTTCTTCTGTGCAGATTATAAAGTTAACAACGAATCAGAAT TAACTGTCAGAAGTGCCAGGGATTGCTTTAATGGATGTCAGTGCCATCCAATGCATTTGTTTCAGTTGGTTGATATTAAAATTGCGGGCTACCGACATGACCAGCCTGGACGTGCTAACATCTCTGGCTTTGTCGCTATGCGGGATACAGTCGAGCCCTTGCGCAACTATGTGTATAAGCGTGATGTTAACAATTGTGAAGCTATCTCTGTGAATCGAAAGACG GGTGTGGCACGTTTGTCATTGACCAGCCCTGCTCGAGTTATTTCAATGGTGAATCGTGTGTTGATTGAGTTTGAGCTCTGTGTCCGGACAGATGCCCTGCCCGAAGATAAACCCAAGGGTGAATGCCTCATTGAAGGATGCACTGAGTTCACCGATTTCCACGAATCCAAGTCAAATGTTCAGCACCGACGCATGTATGGCGAAAGGTGTGCACTGGATGTCAAGTACATGATGCTGATCAATGCGGTGGAGGCCCGAGTTGAGCTCAAGGTTCTCCACCTTGGTGCCATTGCCGGCGGCGTCAACATGAAGCTGCTTGCCAAGACCAGTGGCTTCGATGAGGTGATCCGACTCTTCCGAGGTGCTGCTCCGGAGCCACACTCCATTATGACTTTCGTTGTCGCGGCAGAGAGACGCAAAAACCTTGATCTTTACATTGAAGCAGCTCCGAGAGACGATCCTTTTGTTGGGAAGGAGAAGTCCATGTCATGTTCTTGGCAGGTATACAGCTTTCAGCCTGGCTTCCATGGGACTGATGAAGAAGAGGTGAAGCTGGGCGAGTTTGCAGAACTTTCACTAAAGGTTATTTGGAAATCATACGG GTTCTAG
- the LOC120699875 gene encoding uncharacterized protein LOC120699875 isoform X2 yields the protein MEIEESGAPPGPGRGKKRPPSPPTPDDDESTTSIDDTEWLVSDSGSEEGEDHDNQGANGPFTVDKFPTATCDPDEQINVLYIDPETRLRGPLPIRRYPPFRGGYHFFCADYKVNNESELTVRSARDCFNGCQCHPMHLFQLVDIKIAGYRHDQPGRANISGFVAMRDTVEPLRNYVYKRDVNNCEAISVNRKTGVARLSLTSPARVISMVNRVLIEFELCVRTDALPEDKPKGECLIEGCTEFTDFHESKSNVQHRRMYGERCALDVKYMMLINAVEARVELKVLHLGAIAGGVNMKLLAKTSGFDEVIRLFRAPRDDPFVGKEKSMSCSWQVYSFQPGFHGTDEEEVKLGEFAELSLKVIWKSYGF from the exons ATGGAGATTGAAGAATCTGGGGCGCCCCCTGGCCCTGGCCGCGGCAAGAAGCGGCCTCCTTCCCCTCCTACTCCGGACGACGACGAGTCTACAACTAGCATCGATGACACCGAATGGTTGGTCAGCGACAGCGGCAGCGAGGAAGGCGAGGACCACGATAATCAGG GGGCAAACGGCCCTTTTACAGTGGATAAATTTCCAACAGCTACTTGTGATCCTGACGAGCAGATCAATGTGCTCTATATTGATCCAGAGACTAGGCTCCGAGGACCTTTACCAATCAGACGTTATCCTCCATTCAGAGGTGGCTATCATTTCTTCTGTGCAGATTATAAAGTTAACAACGAATCAGAAT TAACTGTCAGAAGTGCCAGGGATTGCTTTAATGGATGTCAGTGCCATCCAATGCATTTGTTTCAGTTGGTTGATATTAAAATTGCGGGCTACCGACATGACCAGCCTGGACGTGCTAACATCTCTGGCTTTGTCGCTATGCGGGATACAGTCGAGCCCTTGCGCAACTATGTGTATAAGCGTGATGTTAACAATTGTGAAGCTATCTCTGTGAATCGAAAGACG GGTGTGGCACGTTTGTCATTGACCAGCCCTGCTCGAGTTATTTCAATGGTGAATCGTGTGTTGATTGAGTTTGAGCTCTGTGTCCGGACAGATGCCCTGCCCGAAGATAAACCCAAGGGTGAATGCCTCATTGAAGGATGCACTGAGTTCACCGATTTCCACGAATCCAAGTCAAATGTTCAGCACCGACGCATGTATGGCGAAAGGTGTGCACTGGATGTCAAGTACATGATGCTGATCAATGCGGTGGAGGCCCGAGTTGAGCTCAAGGTTCTCCACCTTGGTGCCATTGCCGGCGGCGTCAACATGAAGCTGCTTGCCAAGACCAGTGGCTTCGATGAGGTGATCCGACTCTTCCGAG CTCCGAGAGACGATCCTTTTGTTGGGAAGGAGAAGTCCATGTCATGTTCTTGGCAGGTATACAGCTTTCAGCCTGGCTTCCATGGGACTGATGAAGAAGAGGTGAAGCTGGGCGAGTTTGCAGAACTTTCACTAAAGGTTATTTGGAAATCATACGG GTTCTAG
- the LOC120699875 gene encoding uncharacterized protein LOC120699875 isoform X3 — translation MEIEESGAPPGPGRGKKRPPSPPTPDDDESTTSIDDTEWLVSDSGSEEGEDHDNQETRLRGPLPIRRYPPFRGGYHFFCADYKVNNESELTVRSARDCFNGCQCHPMHLFQLVDIKIAGYRHDQPGRANISGFVAMRDTVEPLRNYVYKRDVNNCEAISVNRKTGVARLSLTSPARVISMVNRVLIEFELCVRTDALPEDKPKGECLIEGCTEFTDFHESKSNVQHRRMYGERCALDVKYMMLINAVEARVELKVLHLGAIAGGVNMKLLAKTSGFDEVIRLFRGAAPEPHSIMTFVVAAERRKNLDLYIEAAPRDDPFVGKEKSMSCSWQVYSFQPGFHGTDEEEVKLGEFAELSLKVIWKSYGF, via the exons ATGGAGATTGAAGAATCTGGGGCGCCCCCTGGCCCTGGCCGCGGCAAGAAGCGGCCTCCTTCCCCTCCTACTCCGGACGACGACGAGTCTACAACTAGCATCGATGACACCGAATGGTTGGTCAGCGACAGCGGCAGCGAGGAAGGCGAGGACCACGATAATCAGG AGACTAGGCTCCGAGGACCTTTACCAATCAGACGTTATCCTCCATTCAGAGGTGGCTATCATTTCTTCTGTGCAGATTATAAAGTTAACAACGAATCAGAAT TAACTGTCAGAAGTGCCAGGGATTGCTTTAATGGATGTCAGTGCCATCCAATGCATTTGTTTCAGTTGGTTGATATTAAAATTGCGGGCTACCGACATGACCAGCCTGGACGTGCTAACATCTCTGGCTTTGTCGCTATGCGGGATACAGTCGAGCCCTTGCGCAACTATGTGTATAAGCGTGATGTTAACAATTGTGAAGCTATCTCTGTGAATCGAAAGACG GGTGTGGCACGTTTGTCATTGACCAGCCCTGCTCGAGTTATTTCAATGGTGAATCGTGTGTTGATTGAGTTTGAGCTCTGTGTCCGGACAGATGCCCTGCCCGAAGATAAACCCAAGGGTGAATGCCTCATTGAAGGATGCACTGAGTTCACCGATTTCCACGAATCCAAGTCAAATGTTCAGCACCGACGCATGTATGGCGAAAGGTGTGCACTGGATGTCAAGTACATGATGCTGATCAATGCGGTGGAGGCCCGAGTTGAGCTCAAGGTTCTCCACCTTGGTGCCATTGCCGGCGGCGTCAACATGAAGCTGCTTGCCAAGACCAGTGGCTTCGATGAGGTGATCCGACTCTTCCGAGGTGCTGCTCCGGAGCCACACTCCATTATGACTTTCGTTGTCGCGGCAGAGAGACGCAAAAACCTTGATCTTTACATTGAAGCAGCTCCGAGAGACGATCCTTTTGTTGGGAAGGAGAAGTCCATGTCATGTTCTTGGCAGGTATACAGCTTTCAGCCTGGCTTCCATGGGACTGATGAAGAAGAGGTGAAGCTGGGCGAGTTTGCAGAACTTTCACTAAAGGTTATTTGGAAATCATACGG GTTCTAG